One Panicum virgatum strain AP13 chromosome 3N, P.virgatum_v5, whole genome shotgun sequence DNA segment encodes these proteins:
- the LOC120664918 gene encoding transcription repressor OFP1-like gives MRWGIRKQHAAPAAQCVQGEEGERGSKQGKGGRAFSFSPLSWLAKVTGKDKPCAPAKHAPASSSASKNGAAAGGAPPFPSCLPKRTSPSPAVAAPARPCSPAPDVVPRRLSVGNDNADAADARRQCQHRRRHLSLGGDRDLPPLGRLIPFSPARAAAAPSCDATDAAGAGAAARARRRRRRRSSRRLSVSGGGRRSSSSISGRVLPPRVRVRSPRRRAAAGLAESLAVVRRTRDPQRAFRESMVEMIASTRGGAEELERLLACYLSLNADEHHECIVKVFRQVWFEYLSLQPRPDGRPRRC, from the coding sequence ATGAGATGGGGGATCCGGAAGCAGCACGCGGCGCCGGCTGCGCAATGCGTGCAGGGAGAAgaaggggagagagggagcAAGCAGGGCAAGGGCGGCAgggccttctccttctcccctcTCTCGTGGCTCGCCAAGGTCACGGGGAAGGACAAGCCTTGTGCGCCTGCGAAGCACGCGCCCGCGTCGTCGTCTGCGAGCAAGaacggcgcggccgcgggcggggcTCCCCCGTTCCCGTCCTGCCTCCCCAAGCGCACCAGCCCGAGCCCGGCGGTGGCCGCGCCGGCCCGGCCCTGCAGCCCGGCGCCCGACGTCGTGCCGCGGAGGCTGTCGGTCGGGAACGACAATGCCGACGCCGCGGACGCGCGCCGGCAGTGCCAGCACCGCCGCAGGCACTTGTCCCTCGGCGGGGACCGCGATCTCCCGCCGCTGGGCCGCCTGATCCCCTTCTCccctgcgcgcgccgccgcggcgccttcTTGTGACGCGACGGAcgccgcgggggcgggggcggcggcgcgggcaaggcggcgccggcgtcgccgtAGCAGCCGGCGCCTCAgcgtgagcggcggcgggcggaggtcgtcgtcgtccatcTCCGGGCGGGTGCTGCCGCCGCGGGTGCGCGTGcggtcgccgcgccggcgcgccgccgccgggctggCGGAGAGCCTCGCGGTGGTGCGGCGGACGCGGGACCCGCAGCGCGCGTTCCGCGAGTCGATGGTGGAGATGATCGCGagcacgcgcggcggcgcggaggagctgGAGCGGCTGCTGGCGTGCTACCTGTCCCTGAACGCGGACGAGCACCACGAGTGCATCGTCAAGGTGTTCCGCCAGGTCTGGTTCGAGTACCTGAGCCTGCAGCCGCGCCCGGACGGACGCCCCCGGCGCTGCTGA